One genomic region from Marinobacter szutsaonensis encodes:
- a CDS encoding type 1 glutamine amidotransferase domain-containing protein, with the protein MKILMVLTSHDQMGDTGHKTGFWLEEFTAPYYVFKDAGAEITLASPKGGQPPVDPNSEAEGALTETTERFMKDAHAKEMLASTKKLGDVDMNEYDAIFYPGGHGPLWDLANDETSIALIKKAYDQDKVIGAVCHAPAVFKNVFIKPEQNLVGGRKVTGFTNTEEDAVQLTNIVPFLVEDMLKDNAGEYTRGDDWAPHIVVDGKLITGQNPASSEGAAKAVVQALQEA; encoded by the coding sequence ATGAAGATCCTGATGGTTCTGACATCACACGATCAAATGGGCGATACCGGCCACAAGACCGGTTTCTGGCTCGAAGAGTTCACCGCGCCCTACTACGTCTTCAAGGACGCCGGTGCCGAGATCACCCTCGCCTCTCCCAAGGGCGGCCAGCCGCCGGTGGACCCGAACAGTGAGGCCGAAGGCGCCCTGACCGAAACCACCGAACGCTTCATGAAGGACGCCCACGCCAAGGAAATGCTTGCCAGCACCAAGAAGCTGGGCGACGTCGACATGAACGAGTACGACGCCATTTTCTACCCCGGCGGTCACGGCCCGCTGTGGGACCTGGCCAACGACGAGACCTCCATCGCCCTGATCAAGAAAGCCTACGATCAGGACAAGGTCATCGGTGCAGTCTGCCACGCCCCGGCCGTGTTCAAGAACGTGTTCATCAAGCCGGAGCAGAACCTTGTCGGCGGCCGGAAGGTCACTGGCTTTACCAATACCGAGGAGGATGCGGTACAGCTGACCAATATTGTGCCGTTCCTGGTGGAGGACATGCTCAAGGACAACGCCGGGGAATACACCCGCGGAGACGACTGGGCACCGCACATCGTGGTGGACGGCAAGCTGATCACCGGGCAGAACCCGGCCTCTTCCGAGGGGGCTGCGAAGGCGGTGGTTCAGGCGCTGCAGGAGGCCTGA
- a CDS encoding benzoate/H(+) symporter BenE family transporter, whose translation MPQLFRDISLSAVAAGFLAVLVSYAGPLAIFFQAGAAADISPQMMTSWVWAISLGAAISGIVLSLWLKAPVVTAWSAPGTALLVSLFPELSLNEAVGAYLTAAVIIFIIGVSGTFDAFVRAIPKGVAAGMMAGILFQFGVGAFTAIESTPALAIGMLLAYVVFRRLVPKYTLVLLLIVGVILAVVLEGASLAGVRVSMAIPQFITPEWNLGATLSLAIPLVLVSLTGQFLPGMAILQGAGYKVKAQPVIAVSSLVSLPMAVFGGITTVVAAITAAICTGKDAHEDPDKRYVAGVFNGVFYLVGGLFAGTIVALFTSLPAAFVAVLAGLALLGAIANNLFAALEEASHREASLITFVVTASGLSLFGLSSAFWGVVIGYGCYLVLNGRK comes from the coding sequence ATGCCCCAACTGTTCCGAGATATATCGTTATCTGCCGTTGCGGCCGGCTTTCTGGCCGTACTGGTTTCCTATGCCGGACCCCTGGCGATTTTCTTCCAGGCCGGTGCCGCCGCTGATATTTCTCCGCAGATGATGACCTCCTGGGTCTGGGCCATTTCCCTGGGCGCCGCGATTTCCGGGATCGTGCTGTCGCTCTGGCTCAAGGCCCCGGTGGTGACCGCCTGGTCGGCTCCCGGTACCGCACTGCTGGTGTCGCTGTTCCCGGAGCTGTCCCTGAACGAGGCGGTGGGCGCCTACCTCACTGCGGCGGTGATTATTTTTATCATCGGGGTGTCCGGCACCTTCGATGCGTTCGTTCGGGCGATTCCCAAGGGTGTCGCCGCCGGCATGATGGCCGGCATCCTGTTCCAGTTCGGCGTCGGCGCCTTTACCGCCATTGAGTCCACCCCTGCGCTGGCCATCGGCATGCTGCTGGCCTACGTGGTGTTCCGCCGGCTGGTGCCGAAATACACGTTGGTGTTGCTGTTGATCGTCGGCGTGATTCTGGCGGTGGTGCTGGAGGGTGCGTCCCTGGCCGGCGTGCGGGTGAGCATGGCGATACCGCAATTCATCACGCCGGAGTGGAACCTCGGGGCTACTCTCAGCCTGGCAATTCCCCTGGTGCTGGTCAGCCTGACCGGGCAGTTTCTGCCGGGCATGGCCATCCTGCAGGGGGCCGGCTACAAGGTGAAGGCCCAACCGGTGATTGCGGTCTCCAGCCTGGTGTCCCTGCCCATGGCAGTTTTCGGTGGCATCACCACCGTGGTTGCCGCGATTACCGCCGCCATCTGTACCGGCAAGGATGCCCATGAAGACCCGGATAAACGCTACGTGGCCGGGGTGTTCAACGGAGTGTTCTACCTGGTCGGAGGGCTGTTCGCCGGCACCATCGTGGCGCTGTTCACTTCGTTACCGGCGGCGTTCGTGGCGGTGCTGGCGGGCCTGGCGCTGCTCGGTGCCATCGCCAACAACCTGTTTGCGGCGCTGGAAGAGGCCAGTCATCGTGAGGCGTCGTTGATCACCTTCGTGGTGACTGCCTCGGGGTTGTCGTTGTTCGGGTTGTCCTCGGCGTTCTGGGGCGTGGTGATCGGGTATGGGTGTTATCTGGTGCTGAATGGCAGGAAGTAG
- a CDS encoding transporter substrate-binding domain-containing protein — protein sequence MRRILTLLLLLIAAPGMAQQGTETIEPLSVTVGVNHAPPYRVIEADTKSGLYVEIFEEIADLLGWQVHYREAPFRRVLRMTIQGEVDIMLGPLRTEAREDQLVFVAPAFPPERRLFFYLNDNDRIERYSDLYGKRIGVLEGARYFNRFDNDENLLKEPAPRYENLMLMMARDRVDVVIAPELVGLYTVRQLDLAARVSPFFVPGERSWIAVAKNSPALAYADDIRAALKLIEMNGTHESLVLKYLGNNAQ from the coding sequence ATGCGACGTATCCTGACTCTCCTGTTGTTGCTTATCGCCGCACCAGGCATGGCCCAGCAGGGCACCGAAACCATTGAACCGCTTTCGGTAACGGTAGGGGTGAACCACGCCCCGCCCTATCGGGTTATCGAGGCCGATACCAAAAGCGGCCTCTACGTTGAAATTTTTGAAGAAATTGCGGATCTCCTCGGTTGGCAGGTGCATTACCGGGAAGCACCGTTTCGCCGAGTGCTCAGGATGACGATCCAGGGCGAGGTGGACATCATGCTCGGGCCTTTGCGCACCGAGGCGCGGGAGGATCAGTTGGTGTTTGTGGCGCCGGCCTTTCCGCCAGAACGTCGCCTGTTTTTCTACCTCAACGATAATGATCGAATCGAGCGTTACTCGGACCTGTACGGCAAACGCATCGGGGTTCTCGAGGGAGCTCGCTACTTCAACCGGTTCGACAATGACGAAAACCTGTTGAAGGAGCCGGCACCCCGCTATGAGAATCTGATGCTTATGATGGCGAGGGACCGGGTCGATGTGGTGATCGCGCCGGAACTGGTCGGCCTGTACACTGTCCGACAACTGGATCTGGCAGCCAGGGTGTCGCCGTTTTTCGTACCCGGGGAGCGCTCCTGGATCGCTGTGGCCAAGAATTCGCCGGCCCTGGCTTACGCCGATGACATCCGCGCTGCGCTGAAATTGATTGAAATGAACGGAACCCACGAATCCCTGGTGCTGAAATACCTGGGAAACAACGCCCAATGA
- a CDS encoding HD-GYP domain-containing protein: MALRHQEVVETRIDVADLEIGMHVIRLDRPWEDTDFLLQGFVIQNKSELQALQAQCQFVFIEGRVEAAAPAPRSEQPARKRFSLFGKRKKSPAQQPPAAPSRSKLPRKRVNYINKVSMSEEMVPAVMRFEEARDTAKSLMAGLRLGRTLDLNNARKVVNSCVDSVLRNENALLLLTKIKNQDEYTAEHCINVSILSAAFGKHLGLLEGEIRNLALCGLLHDVGKTRIPDRVLNKPGALTPDEFSIMREHTNHGRTILMGTSNALATAVDVAFSHHERMDGSGYPRGLESHQIPLFAKMVGLVDTYDAITSNRIYDKGRASMQALEIIHTHRGTQFDSELAEAFIQMIGVYPPGSIVQMHNGEVGIVVETHPGHKLKPKVLLVREADKSLLEPYRLIDLMTSPDDHAGNTYRIKKEVPDGSFDIILQDFVDQGLITSKPSQPAP; this comes from the coding sequence ATGGCTCTACGGCACCAGGAAGTCGTTGAAACCCGGATCGACGTTGCCGACCTGGAAATCGGCATGCACGTGATCCGGCTGGACCGTCCGTGGGAAGATACCGACTTCCTGCTGCAGGGCTTTGTCATCCAGAACAAGTCCGAACTGCAGGCCCTTCAGGCCCAATGCCAGTTCGTGTTTATCGAAGGCCGCGTCGAGGCGGCCGCACCCGCCCCCCGATCAGAACAACCCGCCCGGAAACGCTTCAGCCTGTTCGGCAAGCGCAAGAAATCCCCGGCCCAGCAGCCCCCGGCGGCCCCGTCCCGGAGCAAGCTGCCCCGTAAGCGCGTCAATTACATCAACAAGGTGAGCATGTCGGAGGAAATGGTTCCGGCAGTGATGCGTTTCGAGGAAGCCAGAGACACCGCGAAATCCCTGATGGCCGGGCTTCGTCTGGGGCGCACCCTGGATCTGAACAATGCCCGGAAAGTGGTCAACAGTTGCGTGGACAGCGTTCTGAGAAACGAGAATGCCCTGTTGCTGCTCACCAAGATCAAGAATCAGGACGAATACACCGCCGAGCACTGCATCAACGTGTCGATTCTCTCTGCAGCGTTTGGCAAGCACCTGGGACTGCTGGAAGGAGAAATCCGCAACCTGGCCTTGTGCGGGCTGCTGCACGATGTTGGCAAGACCCGGATTCCGGACCGGGTCCTGAACAAGCCCGGCGCGCTGACTCCGGACGAATTCAGCATTATGCGGGAACATACCAATCACGGCCGCACCATCCTCATGGGCACCAGCAATGCCCTGGCGACGGCAGTGGACGTAGCCTTCAGCCACCATGAACGGATGGACGGTTCCGGCTATCCGCGCGGGCTGGAGAGCCACCAGATTCCGCTGTTTGCGAAAATGGTCGGTCTGGTGGACACCTACGACGCCATCACCAGCAACCGGATCTATGACAAGGGCCGGGCCTCCATGCAGGCACTGGAGATCATTCATACTCATCGGGGCACACAGTTCGACTCGGAACTGGCGGAGGCCTTTATCCAGATGATCGGAGTCTATCCGCCCGGTTCGATCGTGCAGATGCACAACGGTGAGGTGGGAATCGTGGTCGAGACGCACCCCGGCCACAAACTCAAACCCAAGGTTCTGCTGGTACGGGAAGCGGACAAATCGCTGCTGGAGCCCTACCGGCTGATCGACCTGATGACCTCACCCGATGACCATGCCGGCAACACCTATCGCATCAAGAAAGAAGTGCCGGATGGCAGCTTTGACATCATCTTGCAGGACTTCGTCGACCAGGGGCTGATCACCAGCAAGCCTTCACAACCAGCCCCGTAA
- a CDS encoding YchJ family protein translates to MIPEQSNTLCPCGSGRTYEQCCGPWHRGEPAPSPEALMRSRYTAFVQGRADYLLATWHPDTRPPELGLERSPDWVNLQILDSTEQGSRGRVHFRAVYRAGDGWGYLEENSDFVREDGRWYYLSGQTEEGQLKPGRNDPCPCGSGKKFKACCR, encoded by the coding sequence ATGATACCTGAGCAGTCAAACACCCTCTGCCCATGCGGCTCGGGGAGGACCTATGAACAATGCTGCGGCCCGTGGCACCGGGGTGAACCGGCGCCGTCGCCGGAAGCGCTGATGCGGTCCCGGTATACGGCATTTGTCCAGGGGCGGGCGGATTATCTGCTTGCGACCTGGCATCCCGATACCCGTCCCCCGGAACTGGGCCTGGAAAGGTCGCCGGACTGGGTGAATCTTCAGATCCTCGATAGCACGGAACAGGGTAGCAGGGGCAGGGTCCATTTTCGCGCTGTTTATCGTGCCGGTGACGGCTGGGGCTATCTGGAGGAAAACTCCGACTTTGTCCGGGAGGATGGCCGCTGGTATTACCTTTCCGGTCAGACCGAAGAAGGCCAGCTCAAACCCGGTCGAAACGATCCATGCCCCTGCGGCAGCGGGAAAAAGTTCAAGGCCTGTTGCCGGTAA
- a CDS encoding sulfite exporter TauE/SafE family protein — protein MFDLSVAQLVLANLAIIAGACLQGVAGYGIGTLSAPLLFLISPILLPAPLVLNATLLTILMLIRNRGALEIRQVRFAIGGGFAGMILAGITLILISPKGFELVFGILILAGVALSVGGLKPRLNARNSAIAGAASTYMGTITAVGGPPIALIYQNEKGPLVRANMSAFFLVASFFSLTALALSGYLGTRELGLFAATFPGVLIGFLLSGKLVNRMPFEGLRPIILGIAAVAGTAALVRGLMSL, from the coding sequence TTGTTTGACCTTTCCGTGGCACAGCTCGTCCTGGCCAACCTTGCCATTATCGCCGGTGCCTGCCTTCAGGGGGTTGCCGGCTATGGTATCGGCACCCTGTCCGCGCCCCTGCTGTTCCTGATCAGCCCTATCCTGCTGCCGGCGCCCCTGGTGCTGAATGCGACGCTGCTCACCATCCTGATGCTGATCCGCAACCGCGGTGCCCTGGAAATCCGGCAGGTGCGCTTTGCCATCGGCGGCGGGTTTGCCGGCATGATCCTGGCGGGCATTACCCTGATACTGATTTCCCCGAAAGGGTTTGAACTGGTGTTCGGCATCCTGATCCTGGCCGGTGTCGCCTTGAGCGTGGGCGGCCTCAAACCCCGGCTCAATGCCCGCAACAGCGCCATCGCCGGTGCCGCTTCCACCTATATGGGCACCATTACCGCCGTCGGCGGGCCACCGATTGCCCTGATCTACCAGAACGAGAAGGGTCCACTGGTGCGGGCGAATATGTCCGCGTTCTTTCTGGTTGCCAGTTTCTTCAGTCTGACCGCCCTGGCACTGTCCGGCTATCTCGGTACTCGGGAGCTGGGACTGTTCGCGGCCACCTTTCCAGGGGTACTCATCGGCTTCCTGCTGTCCGGAAAACTGGTAAACCGCATGCCTTTTGAAGGGCTGAGACCGATCATCCTGGGGATTGCCGCAGTGGCGGGAACGGCGGCACTGGTGCGAGGGCTGATGTCGCTCTGA
- the rarD gene encoding EamA family transporter RarD produces MKAATPETTKGVLYGLAAYTMWGCFPLYFALFEGVPAWEVLIHRVIWSCLFLAIVITLMQRWQPVRTALARPRRLGFVLGCAVFIALNWGVYIYAVETRHVLQASLGYFLTPLVNVAMGMLILRETITRLQAIAVVLAAVAILYQLFLLGIVPWITLTLAFSFGTYGLLRKKVELDGLSGLFVETLLLLPVALLTWAWLGSEGVSHFSDSTGMMLLLLSSGIVTAIPLLAFAGAARRLRLATVGFLMYINPTIQFLIALFVFEEPLSGEKLASFVMIWVALAIYSWSAWNGRKAPQ; encoded by the coding sequence ATGAAAGCAGCCACACCCGAGACGACCAAGGGCGTTCTCTACGGCCTCGCGGCCTATACCATGTGGGGGTGCTTCCCCCTGTATTTCGCCCTGTTCGAGGGGGTGCCTGCCTGGGAGGTCCTGATCCACCGGGTGATCTGGTCCTGTCTGTTCCTTGCCATCGTGATCACGCTCATGCAGCGCTGGCAGCCGGTGAGGACCGCCCTGGCCCGACCCCGCAGGCTGGGCTTCGTGCTCGGCTGCGCCGTGTTCATTGCCCTGAACTGGGGCGTGTATATCTACGCGGTGGAAACCCGCCATGTGCTCCAAGCCAGCCTTGGCTACTTCCTCACGCCTCTGGTGAACGTGGCTATGGGGATGCTGATTCTCCGGGAAACCATTACCCGCCTGCAGGCCATCGCGGTGGTGCTGGCCGCCGTAGCCATCCTGTACCAGTTGTTCCTGTTGGGCATTGTGCCCTGGATCACCCTGACTCTGGCCTTTAGTTTCGGCACCTATGGCCTGTTGCGGAAGAAAGTGGAACTGGACGGGCTCTCCGGCCTGTTTGTGGAAACGCTCCTGCTGCTGCCCGTAGCCCTGCTGACCTGGGCCTGGCTTGGTAGTGAGGGCGTTTCCCACTTCTCCGACAGCACTGGCATGATGCTGTTGTTGCTGTCGTCCGGTATCGTCACCGCCATCCCGCTGCTGGCGTTCGCCGGTGCCGCCCGCCGCCTGCGGCTGGCGACGGTGGGATTTCTCATGTACATCAACCCGACCATCCAGTTCCTCATTGCCCTGTTTGTGTTCGAGGAGCCCCTGAGTGGTGAGAAGCTGGCCAGTTTTGTCATGATCTGGGTGGCGCTGGCCATCTATTCCTGGTCGGCCTGGAATGGGAGGAAAGCACCGCAATGA
- a CDS encoding ribonuclease J: MTPDHNDLWFLPLGGTGEIGMNLNLYGHDGRWLMVDCGVTFPKPGRIAADGTVHHRGEPPVQMADPAFIADRREQLAGLVITHAHEDHVGAVPYLWPMLQCPVYTSRFTAEILRRKLAEFDLLHRVPIIEVNTGEEKQIGPFSVQWLALTHSIPDPNALMIRTPLGNIFHSGDWKLDDQPLVGHGYSPKTFTDLAEEGVAAMVCDSTNATVKGHSLSEAALHKGLLDAVRSAEGRVVVTCFGSNIARLHTLAGIARETGRYMGLLGRSLINMSGAAKAAGIWDRADELINPSHLGYLPREEVLAVATGSQGEPRTALQRLAMGTHPDFELEAGDTVIFSARAIPGNEEAIAALISRLNELGVRVITAEDAGVPIHASGHPAQEELETMYRWVKPNLAIPVHGEMEHMETNADIARACGVPRTLVGRDGDLFMIRPVPGIRRQVVETGRLGWEKRELVRVY; this comes from the coding sequence ATGACTCCGGATCACAATGACCTCTGGTTCCTGCCTCTCGGCGGCACCGGTGAAATCGGCATGAACCTGAACCTTTACGGCCACGATGGTCGGTGGCTGATGGTGGATTGTGGCGTCACCTTCCCGAAACCGGGCCGGATTGCCGCCGATGGCACCGTGCACCACCGCGGCGAGCCGCCGGTTCAGATGGCGGATCCTGCCTTTATCGCTGATCGTCGCGAACAGCTCGCAGGCCTGGTTATCACCCATGCCCACGAGGATCACGTCGGAGCGGTGCCCTACCTGTGGCCCATGCTGCAATGTCCGGTCTACACCAGCCGGTTCACCGCCGAGATCCTGCGACGGAAGCTGGCGGAATTCGACCTGCTGCACCGGGTGCCCATCATCGAGGTCAATACCGGTGAGGAAAAGCAGATCGGTCCGTTCAGTGTGCAATGGCTGGCCCTGACTCATTCCATTCCCGATCCCAATGCCCTGATGATCCGCACGCCCTTGGGCAACATCTTCCACAGCGGTGACTGGAAGCTGGATGACCAGCCCCTGGTTGGCCATGGTTACTCGCCCAAGACCTTCACCGATCTGGCCGAGGAAGGGGTGGCTGCCATGGTCTGCGATTCCACCAACGCCACGGTGAAGGGGCATTCCCTGTCCGAGGCGGCCCTGCACAAGGGGCTTCTGGATGCTGTGCGCAGCGCCGAAGGCCGTGTTGTGGTGACCTGCTTTGGCAGCAACATTGCCCGCCTGCACACCCTGGCGGGCATCGCCCGCGAAACCGGGCGTTACATGGGACTGCTGGGGCGCTCCCTGATCAACATGAGTGGTGCCGCCAAGGCAGCGGGAATCTGGGACCGGGCCGATGAACTGATCAATCCTTCCCACCTCGGCTACCTGCCCCGGGAAGAGGTGCTGGCGGTGGCGACCGGCAGCCAGGGCGAACCCAGAACCGCGCTTCAGCGGCTGGCGATGGGCACCCATCCGGATTTCGAACTGGAGGCTGGCGATACCGTAATTTTCAGTGCCCGGGCGATCCCGGGCAACGAGGAGGCCATTGCAGCGCTGATCTCAAGACTGAATGAGCTGGGCGTCCGGGTGATCACCGCCGAAGACGCCGGCGTTCCCATCCACGCCTCCGGTCATCCGGCCCAGGAGGAACTGGAAACCATGTACCGATGGGTGAAACCCAACCTGGCGATTCCGGTCCATGGCGAGATGGAACACATGGAGACCAATGCGGATATTGCCCGGGCCTGCGGTGTGCCCCGTACCCTGGTGGGCCGCGACGGCGATCTGTTCATGATCCGGCCGGTGCCGGGCATCCGCCGGCAAGTGGTAGAAACCGGCCGGCTGGGTTGGGAAAAACGGGAGCTGGTGCGGGTTTACTGA
- a CDS encoding DUF3565 domain-containing protein, with the protein MKQPITGYHRDEENHWVAQLACGHNQHVRHDPPWVNRPWVTTEEGRRSMLGFELDCKKCDQGAPPDEQS; encoded by the coding sequence ATGAAACAGCCCATCACCGGTTATCACCGGGACGAAGAGAACCACTGGGTCGCCCAGCTTGCCTGCGGCCATAACCAGCATGTGCGCCATGACCCGCCCTGGGTGAACCGTCCCTGGGTCACCACCGAAGAGGGCCGTCGGTCCATGCTGGGTTTTGAGCTGGACTGCAAGAAATGCGATCAGGGCGCGCCGCCGGACGAGCAATCCTGA
- a CDS encoding hotdog fold thioesterase produces the protein MAIWTRTPNLEQMMEASRKTAVGHMGIEYLEVGDNYVKGRMPVDERTVQPFGILHGGASVVLAETLGSMAANCCLKDPGTVAVGLDINANHIRPVSKGWVYGTATALHIGSATQVWEIRIENEQGKTTCISRLTMAVTKRPG, from the coding sequence ATGGCGATCTGGACCCGAACACCGAATCTTGAGCAAATGATGGAAGCCAGCCGGAAAACGGCTGTTGGCCACATGGGCATTGAATACCTCGAAGTCGGTGACAATTACGTGAAGGGCCGCATGCCGGTGGATGAGCGCACGGTCCAGCCGTTCGGTATCCTGCATGGCGGTGCCTCGGTGGTGCTGGCGGAAACCCTGGGTAGCATGGCCGCCAACTGTTGCCTGAAGGATCCCGGTACCGTTGCCGTGGGCCTGGACATCAACGCCAACCACATCCGTCCGGTCAGCAAGGGCTGGGTTTACGGAACCGCCACCGCCCTGCATATCGGCAGCGCCACCCAGGTCTGGGAAATCCGCATCGAGAACGAGCAGGGCAAGACTACCTGTATTTCACGCCTGACCATGGCGGTCACCAAGCGTCCCGGATAA